TGTGAGATACTATGAATGTGAAGGATTTTTATGAAAATTGGAATTTAAGTAATATCCCAAAATATGCCAAATTACTCATGAATTTTGAAGAAGAACTTATTTTTGATATAATTTCTAATTTGGATGAATTTGATAAAATAAAAAACAAAAAAGATGCTCTAATTTTAGATTGTGGTTGTGGATTTGGATCTTTCTATAATTTAACAAAAGATTCAAATACAATTTATTTGGACATTTCATTGAATCTACTAAAAAAATTCAACATAAAAACCAATAAAATTTGTGGGGATATATTAAATCTGCCTTTTAAAGATAAATCCTTTGATTTAATTTTATGCATAGATGTTTTAGAACATGTTGATTATAAAAAGGCATTGAGTGAGATAAAGAGGGTTTTAAAAAATAATGGGGTGTGTATTGTTGTGGTGGTTAATAAAAACTCCATAATAAATGAGGAATTGTTTACAGATTGGAAGATACACCATCAACCTTTAGGCATTGAGGACTTCGGTGTAGAGGGGTTTTATATAACATATTGGAAGACCTTCTACTTTGTGCATCCAATTTTTAAGATACTTCCTACAAAGATATTGGAAAAATTTTTAAATTTTTTTAAAAAAGTTGATAATAAATTAGGCAATAC
This is a stretch of genomic DNA from Methanotorris formicicus Mc-S-70. It encodes these proteins:
- a CDS encoding class I SAM-dependent methyltransferase encodes the protein MNVKDFYENWNLSNIPKYAKLLMNFEEELIFDIISNLDEFDKIKNKKDALILDCGCGFGSFYNLTKDSNTIYLDISLNLLKKFNIKTNKICGDILNLPFKDKSFDLILCIDVLEHVDYKKALSEIKRVLKNNGVCIVVVVNKNSIINEELFTDWKIHHQPLGIEDFGVEGFYITYWKTFYFVHPIFKILPTKILEKFLNFFKKVDNKLGNTKMFKNKGQFLICVFKVR